A single region of the Montipora capricornis isolate CH-2021 chromosome 13, ASM3666992v2, whole genome shotgun sequence genome encodes:
- the LOC138030110 gene encoding proto-oncogene tyrosine-protein kinase receptor Ret-like isoform X3, whose protein sequence is MPLQGTTHYDVGPSGPNNSARNVEYTPLDIRKGSWEVTRKDVKVEKIVGKGAFGQVAKGTAKNLPFHSGTTTVAVKMLKANAPASDKRDLKSELELMKTLKPHPHVIKLLGCVTETDPLLVLIEYVPYGDLLGYLRKSRGLNDIYYKDPDIKPQTSLTSQQLMKFAWQIADGMSYLSLRKIIHRDLAARNVLVGETETCKVTDFGMARDVQQENIYERKTRGRLPVKWTAYESLLYGKYTTKSDVWSYGVLLYEICTVGGSPYPRMDGKKIANLLQQGYRMPKPQHVDNDLYQIMLNCWQDEPEARPSFADLTKQLKGMETQHKRLLNMHIYDNELYANLEDLNA, encoded by the exons ATGCCCTTACAAGGGACTACCCATTATGACGTAGGACCAAGTGGCCCTAATAACTCGGCTCGAAATGTTGAATATACACCCCTTGATATAAGAAAAGGGTCATGGGAAGTAACAAGAAAAGACGTCAAAGTGGAGAAAATCGTTGGTAAAGGTGCTTTTGGCCAGGTTGCCAAGGGAACGGCAAAGAACCTTCCATTCCATTCTGGCACAACAACTGTGGCTGTTAAAATGCTGAAAG CAAACGCTCCTGCGTCAGACAAGAGAGACTTGAAATCCGAACTTGAGCTGATGAAGACCCTCAAGCCTCATCCACATGTTATCAAACTATTGGGATGCGTCACTGAAACTG ACCCCCTGTTGGTGCTGATTGAGTATGTCCCTTATGGTGATCTGTTGGGTTACCTGAGAAAGAGCCGAGGATTGAATGACATTTACTACAAAGACCCTGATATCAAACCCCAAACCAGTCTGACGTCACAACAACTGATGAAATTTGCTTGGCAAATCGCTGATGGGATGAGTTActtatctttaagaaag ATCATACACCGAGATCTTGCTGCTCGTAATGTGCTGGTTGGAGAAACAGAAACATGCAAAGTAACAGACTTTGGAATGGCTAGAGATGTGCAACAGGAAAACATTTATGAAAGAAAGACAAGg GGTCGGTTGCCAGTTAAGTGGACAGCATATGAATCGCTGCTGTATGGAAAATACACCACAAAGAGTGACGT ATGGAGTTATGGAGTTCTTCTTTATGAAATCTGTACCGTAG gTGGTTCTCCTTATCCACGGATGGATGGcaagaaaattgcaaatttgcTTCAGCAAGGTTACAGAATGCCAAAACCACAACACGTTGACAATGACTT GTATCAAATCATGTTGAATTGCTGGCAAGATGAACCTGAAGCAAGACCGTCTTTTGCTGATTTAACAAAACAGCTAAAAGGAATGGAAACCCAGCACAAG aggcTGCTAAACATGCATATTTACGACAATGAACTGTACGCAAATTTGGAGGACTTGAacgcataa
- the LOC138030110 gene encoding proto-oncogene tyrosine-protein kinase receptor Ret-like isoform X2, translated as MEELSPTNDPPSSSYQQLTIPIEPADMPLQGTTHYDVGPSGPNNSARNVEYTPLDIRKGSWEVTRKDVKVEKIVGKGAFGQVAKGTAKNLPFHSGTTTVAVKMLKANAPASDKRDLKSELELMKTLKPHPHVIKLLGCVTETDPLLVLIEYVPYGDLLGYLRKSRGLNDIYYKDPDIKPQTSLTSQQLMKFAWQIADGMSYLSLRKIIHRDLAARNVLVGETETCKVTDFGMARDVQQENIYERKTRGRLPVKWTAYESLLYGKYTTKSDVWSYGVLLYEICTVGGSPYPRMDGKKIANLLQQGYRMPKPQHVDNDLYQIMLNCWQDEPEARPSFADLTKQLKGMETQHKRLLNMHIYDNELYANLEDLNA; from the exons ATGGAAGAGCTTAGTCCTACTAACGATCCACCAAGTAGTTCTTATCAGCAGTTAACTATCCCCATTGAACCTGCAGACATGCCCTTACAAGGGACTACCCATTATGACGTAGGACCAAGTGGCCCTAATAACTCGGCTCGAAATGTTGAATATACACCCCTTGATATAAGAAAAGGGTCATGGGAAGTAACAAGAAAAGACGTCAAAGTGGAGAAAATCGTTGGTAAAGGTGCTTTTGGCCAGGTTGCCAAGGGAACGGCAAAGAACCTTCCATTCCATTCTGGCACAACAACTGTGGCTGTTAAAATGCTGAAAG CAAACGCTCCTGCGTCAGACAAGAGAGACTTGAAATCCGAACTTGAGCTGATGAAGACCCTCAAGCCTCATCCACATGTTATCAAACTATTGGGATGCGTCACTGAAACTG ACCCCCTGTTGGTGCTGATTGAGTATGTCCCTTATGGTGATCTGTTGGGTTACCTGAGAAAGAGCCGAGGATTGAATGACATTTACTACAAAGACCCTGATATCAAACCCCAAACCAGTCTGACGTCACAACAACTGATGAAATTTGCTTGGCAAATCGCTGATGGGATGAGTTActtatctttaagaaag ATCATACACCGAGATCTTGCTGCTCGTAATGTGCTGGTTGGAGAAACAGAAACATGCAAAGTAACAGACTTTGGAATGGCTAGAGATGTGCAACAGGAAAACATTTATGAAAGAAAGACAAGg GGTCGGTTGCCAGTTAAGTGGACAGCATATGAATCGCTGCTGTATGGAAAATACACCACAAAGAGTGACGT ATGGAGTTATGGAGTTCTTCTTTATGAAATCTGTACCGTAG gTGGTTCTCCTTATCCACGGATGGATGGcaagaaaattgcaaatttgcTTCAGCAAGGTTACAGAATGCCAAAACCACAACACGTTGACAATGACTT GTATCAAATCATGTTGAATTGCTGGCAAGATGAACCTGAAGCAAGACCGTCTTTTGCTGATTTAACAAAACAGCTAAAAGGAATGGAAACCCAGCACAAG aggcTGCTAAACATGCATATTTACGACAATGAACTGTACGCAAATTTGGAGGACTTGAacgcataa
- the LOC138030110 gene encoding proto-oncogene tyrosine-protein kinase receptor Ret-like isoform X1 — protein sequence MKHTNGYQGNLTRVRHFFFFCQNEVAMEELSPTNDPPSSSYQQLTIPIEPADMPLQGTTHYDVGPSGPNNSARNVEYTPLDIRKGSWEVTRKDVKVEKIVGKGAFGQVAKGTAKNLPFHSGTTTVAVKMLKANAPASDKRDLKSELELMKTLKPHPHVIKLLGCVTETDPLLVLIEYVPYGDLLGYLRKSRGLNDIYYKDPDIKPQTSLTSQQLMKFAWQIADGMSYLSLRKIIHRDLAARNVLVGETETCKVTDFGMARDVQQENIYERKTRGRLPVKWTAYESLLYGKYTTKSDVWSYGVLLYEICTVGGSPYPRMDGKKIANLLQQGYRMPKPQHVDNDLYQIMLNCWQDEPEARPSFADLTKQLKGMETQHKRLLNMHIYDNELYANLEDLNA from the exons ATGAAGCATACTAACGGTTACCAAGGAAACTTAACCCGGGtgcgtcattttttttttttttgtcagaacGAAGTTGCGATGGAAGAGCTTAGTCCTACTAACGATCCACCAAGTAGTTCTTATCAGCAGTTAACTATCCCCATTGAACCTGCAGACATGCCCTTACAAGGGACTACCCATTATGACGTAGGACCAAGTGGCCCTAATAACTCGGCTCGAAATGTTGAATATACACCCCTTGATATAAGAAAAGGGTCATGGGAAGTAACAAGAAAAGACGTCAAAGTGGAGAAAATCGTTGGTAAAGGTGCTTTTGGCCAGGTTGCCAAGGGAACGGCAAAGAACCTTCCATTCCATTCTGGCACAACAACTGTGGCTGTTAAAATGCTGAAAG CAAACGCTCCTGCGTCAGACAAGAGAGACTTGAAATCCGAACTTGAGCTGATGAAGACCCTCAAGCCTCATCCACATGTTATCAAACTATTGGGATGCGTCACTGAAACTG ACCCCCTGTTGGTGCTGATTGAGTATGTCCCTTATGGTGATCTGTTGGGTTACCTGAGAAAGAGCCGAGGATTGAATGACATTTACTACAAAGACCCTGATATCAAACCCCAAACCAGTCTGACGTCACAACAACTGATGAAATTTGCTTGGCAAATCGCTGATGGGATGAGTTActtatctttaagaaag ATCATACACCGAGATCTTGCTGCTCGTAATGTGCTGGTTGGAGAAACAGAAACATGCAAAGTAACAGACTTTGGAATGGCTAGAGATGTGCAACAGGAAAACATTTATGAAAGAAAGACAAGg GGTCGGTTGCCAGTTAAGTGGACAGCATATGAATCGCTGCTGTATGGAAAATACACCACAAAGAGTGACGT ATGGAGTTATGGAGTTCTTCTTTATGAAATCTGTACCGTAG gTGGTTCTCCTTATCCACGGATGGATGGcaagaaaattgcaaatttgcTTCAGCAAGGTTACAGAATGCCAAAACCACAACACGTTGACAATGACTT GTATCAAATCATGTTGAATTGCTGGCAAGATGAACCTGAAGCAAGACCGTCTTTTGCTGATTTAACAAAACAGCTAAAAGGAATGGAAACCCAGCACAAG aggcTGCTAAACATGCATATTTACGACAATGAACTGTACGCAAATTTGGAGGACTTGAacgcataa